Proteins from a single region of Candidatus Margulisiibacteriota bacterium:
- the nuoB gene encoding NADH-quinone oxidoreductase subunit NuoB, whose product MLKKIFNWGLKKSLFVYHAGASACNNCDIEIIDLLAPRHDVERFGIVLVCSPRHADVLLVTGVANRQTAPRLKRLYEEVPKPKLVIAIGSCACSAHMFRDSYNYNQPIDQVIPVDVYLPGCPPKPEAMINAVLKALEKVR is encoded by the coding sequence ATGTTAAAAAAGATATTTAACTGGGGGCTTAAGAAGTCGCTCTTCGTTTATCATGCGGGAGCGTCGGCCTGCAATAATTGTGACATCGAGATCATCGATCTCCTGGCGCCGCGCCATGACGTGGAGCGGTTCGGGATCGTCCTGGTCTGCTCGCCGCGCCATGCCGATGTCTTGCTGGTGACCGGGGTAGCCAACCGGCAAACGGCGCCGCGGCTGAAGCGGCTGTATGAGGAAGTGCCGAAACCTAAACTGGTGATCGCCATCGGTTCCTGCGCCTGCTCGGCGCATATGTTCCGCGACAGCTACAATTACAACCAACCGATCGACCAAGTGATCCCGGTCGATGTCTACTTGCCCGGTTGCCCGCCGAAGCCGGAGGCGATGATCAACGCGGTCCTGAAAGCGCTGGAGAAAGTACGATGA
- a CDS encoding NADH-quinone oxidoreductase subunit C has protein sequence MIEKLQEQFGNKIGEVWVKNSRRTFVSVISENIPEILGYMCLDLGGRFSTATALDNRASIEILYHVAFDKLSLVITLRTFIAKPECVIPTSALLVPATEWVEREIHEMFGVNFIGHPQLETLLLPDDWPQGVFPLRKKTFESEAENEMREN, from the coding sequence ATGATCGAAAAATTACAAGAACAATTCGGGAATAAGATCGGCGAGGTCTGGGTGAAGAACTCGCGCCGGACCTTTGTCTCGGTGATCAGTGAGAATATCCCTGAAATACTCGGTTACATGTGCCTTGACCTGGGCGGACGCTTCTCTACGGCGACCGCTCTCGACAACCGGGCGAGCATCGAGATCCTCTATCACGTCGCGTTCGATAAATTATCGCTCGTGATCACTCTCCGGACCTTTATTGCCAAACCGGAATGCGTCATCCCGACTTCCGCCTTGCTCGTGCCGGCGACCGAATGGGTCGAGCGCGAGATCCACGAGATGTTCGGAGTCAACTTTATCGGCCACCCGCAGTTAGAAACCCTCCTCCTGCCGGACGACTGGCCACAGGGGGTTTTTCCGCTCCGCAAAAAGACCTTTGAGTCAGAGGCCGAAAATGAAATGAGGGAGAATTAA
- a CDS encoding nickel-dependent hydrogenase large subunit codes for MNRKQAFIPIGPYHPLLEEPEFFKFYVEGEKIVDAEVRIGYNHRGIEKLAESKTFDQDVFLVERICGICSTSHPFAMVQAAEDISGIIVPERARYIRTIIGDLERIHSHLLWVGLAGHFIGYNTVFMWAWKYREPVLDIFEKISGNRNHYGMFKVGGVRRDINDGDIPSLITAIDGVEKFCAMLVKAVMDDPAIQARTKNVGVLKRQDAVAMGVVGPVARASGVNFDIRKQHPYAAYDLVNFEMIVLQDGDIFAKTAVRLLETIESVKIIRQCLKQLRPGPIEADVREIGVGEGIGQHEAPRGEVIHYFRSNGSNYPERHKIRAPSFMNVPSFKKTVIGEHIADAALITAAVDPCYCCTERMAVVDPETDKILMTGEELVRMSQARMAEFKQR; via the coding sequence ATGAACAGAAAACAGGCATTTATACCGATCGGCCCGTACCATCCTCTTCTGGAAGAGCCGGAGTTCTTTAAGTTCTACGTCGAGGGGGAGAAGATCGTCGACGCCGAAGTGCGGATCGGCTACAACCACCGCGGGATCGAGAAACTGGCCGAGAGCAAGACTTTTGACCAGGATGTCTTCCTGGTCGAGCGGATCTGCGGCATCTGTTCGACCTCGCACCCATTTGCCATGGTCCAGGCGGCGGAAGATATCTCGGGAATTATTGTTCCCGAACGGGCGCGCTACATCCGGACGATCATCGGCGATTTGGAACGGATCCATAGCCACCTGCTCTGGGTCGGGCTGGCGGGTCACTTTATCGGCTACAACACCGTTTTCATGTGGGCCTGGAAATACCGCGAACCGGTCCTCGACATATTCGAGAAGATCTCCGGGAACCGGAACCATTACGGGATGTTCAAGGTCGGCGGCGTGCGGCGCGATATCAATGACGGCGACATTCCCTCGCTGATCACGGCGATCGACGGCGTGGAAAAATTCTGCGCCATGCTGGTCAAAGCGGTCATGGACGACCCGGCGATCCAGGCGCGGACCAAAAATGTCGGCGTGCTGAAGCGGCAGGACGCGGTTGCCATGGGGGTCGTCGGCCCGGTGGCGCGCGCGTCAGGCGTTAACTTTGATATTCGCAAACAGCACCCCTATGCCGCCTATGACCTGGTCAACTTTGAAATGATCGTCCTCCAGGACGGCGACATCTTTGCCAAGACCGCGGTCCGGCTCCTCGAGACCATTGAATCGGTCAAGATCATCCGCCAGTGCTTGAAGCAGTTGCGGCCCGGTCCGATCGAGGCCGACGTCCGCGAGATCGGGGTGGGCGAGGGGATCGGCCAGCATGAGGCCCCGCGCGGCGAAGTCATTCACTACTTCCGCAGTAACGGGAGCAATTATCCCGAACGCCACAAGATTCGCGCCCCCTCCTTCATGAACGTTCCCTCTTTCAAGAAAACAGTCATCGGCGAACATATTGCCGACGCTGCCCTGATCACCGCGGCGGTCGACCCTTGCTACTGCTGTACCGAACGGATGGCGGTCGTCGACCCCGAAACGGATAAGATTTTAATGACCGGTGAAGAATTAGTCCGAATGTCCCAGGCCAGAATGGCCGAGTTCAAACAACGATGA
- a CDS encoding proton-conducting transporter membrane subunit: MIAVIAPFAAALLCLLFRRLAGAVALLAMLAEITLALQIFAGGRLFSPFLALQTTPLATAVFLAAALIGLLIVIYSLKALPGLARIGEYYAYLLITIGAAAGAFFAGDFFTLLFFWGVVAVALYLLVGIGGDKATAAAKKSLIIVGGADALMVLGTGLVWLLTRSIAIGPTHLPLNNPLTIIAFLALAAGAFAKAGVMPFHGWIPDSAEVAPAPVMALLPASLDKLLGIYLLARLSLDVFLIEPGSVVSTFLLAIGSVTILAAVLGALVQHDFRKLLAFHAVSQVGYMVMGIGTGLPIGVAGGLFHMFNNAIYKSCLFLCGGSVEKQAGTTDLAKLGGLAKFMPLTFTAFLVAALSISGVPPFNGFVSKWMIYQSLVELGRYGNNWWIVWLAAAMFGSAFTLASFMKLLHAIFLGQWTENTTKAKEVEWPMWLPTIILVALCLLFGLFAFSLPLKFLVLPTVGTISLTGWWQPGLATVMLLLGLVVGLFFYLIGKVGAVTTRPPFIGGELLAEEEIRVSGVDFYDSVQEWGPLNAIYKIADRRNFDLYALGSRGALALSGLLSWLHNGLLHTYLAWMLLGMMIILFLLMR, encoded by the coding sequence TTGATAGCCGTAATAGCCCCTTTCGCGGCAGCGTTGCTCTGCCTGCTCTTCCGGCGGCTGGCCGGAGCGGTCGCTTTGCTGGCGATGCTGGCCGAGATTACCCTGGCGCTCCAGATCTTTGCCGGCGGCCGGTTGTTCAGCCCGTTTCTCGCCTTGCAAACGACCCCCCTGGCCACGGCGGTTTTCCTGGCGGCGGCCCTCATTGGCTTGTTGATCGTCATTTATTCCCTGAAGGCGCTCCCCGGGCTGGCCCGGATCGGCGAATATTACGCTTATCTCTTGATAACCATCGGGGCGGCCGCCGGCGCCTTCTTTGCCGGAGACTTCTTTACCCTCCTCTTTTTCTGGGGAGTGGTTGCGGTCGCTCTCTATCTGTTAGTCGGCATCGGCGGCGACAAGGCAACAGCCGCGGCAAAGAAAAGTTTAATTATTGTCGGCGGAGCCGATGCCCTGATGGTCCTCGGGACCGGCCTGGTCTGGCTGTTGACCAGATCGATCGCCATCGGCCCGACCCACCTGCCGCTTAATAATCCCTTAACGATCATCGCCTTCCTGGCGCTGGCCGCCGGCGCGTTTGCCAAGGCGGGGGTGATGCCGTTCCACGGCTGGATACCGGATTCAGCCGAAGTGGCGCCGGCTCCGGTCATGGCCTTACTGCCGGCCTCGCTGGATAAACTCCTCGGCATCTATCTTTTGGCCAGATTGAGTTTAGACGTTTTCCTGATCGAACCTGGTTCGGTTGTTTCGACCTTTCTTTTGGCGATCGGTTCCGTGACGATCCTGGCCGCTGTTCTAGGCGCTTTGGTCCAACATGATTTCCGAAAACTACTCGCCTTCCACGCCGTCTCCCAGGTCGGCTATATGGTCATGGGGATCGGGACCGGCCTGCCGATCGGGGTTGCCGGCGGGTTGTTCCATATGTTCAACAATGCCATTTACAAATCATGCCTCTTTCTCTGCGGCGGTTCGGTCGAGAAACAAGCTGGGACTACCGATCTCGCTAAATTAGGCGGCTTGGCCAAATTCATGCCGCTTACTTTTACCGCCTTCCTGGTGGCCGCTTTGTCCATCTCCGGGGTCCCGCCCTTTAACGGATTCGTCTCCAAATGGATGATCTACCAGTCGCTGGTCGAGTTGGGACGTTACGGGAACAACTGGTGGATAGTCTGGCTGGCGGCGGCGATGTTCGGTTCCGCTTTTACCCTGGCGAGCTTCATGAAACTGCTGCACGCGATCTTCCTCGGACAGTGGACCGAGAACACGACCAAAGCCAAAGAAGTGGAATGGCCGATGTGGTTGCCAACGATCATCCTGGTGGCGCTCTGCTTGCTCTTCGGGCTATTTGCTTTTAGTTTGCCGCTTAAATTTCTTGTCCTGCCGACGGTTGGGACGATTAGCCTGACCGGCTGGTGGCAGCCGGGTCTGGCGACGGTCATGTTACTGCTTGGCCTGGTGGTCGGCTTGTTCTTTTATCTGATCGGCAAAGTGGGGGCGGTGACGACCCGGCCCCCCTTTATCGGTGGCGAACTCCTGGCCGAAGAAGAGATTAGGGTTTCCGGCGTCGATTTTTACGATTCGGTCCAGGAATGGGGGCCGCTTAACGCGATCTATAAGATCGCTGATCGGCGAAATTTTGACCTTTATGCGCTCGGGTCCAGAGGGGCCTTGGCTTTGTCCGGCCTGCTCAGTTGGCTGCACAACGGACTGCTGCACACGTACCTGGCCTGGATGTTATTGGGGATGATGATCATCCTGTTCCTGTTAATGAGGTAA
- a CDS encoding hydrogenase subunit MbhD domain-containing protein translates to MIELYLLMGFILMAAVVAVESHDLLSAVVSVEAVGLGLCIIFLLLGAPELAITQLVVEILALIVLIRATLAKSVPETYRGRERLAYGMVTCFILALAGVAYFALRQLPAFGAPQLRVAQNYLDLGLQQTGATNLIAAVALNFRGFDSLGAVAAMFTAVIGALVILRGRGRKETNERDELDS, encoded by the coding sequence ATGATTGAACTGTATTTATTAATGGGTTTTATTCTTATGGCCGCGGTCGTAGCGGTCGAAAGCCATGACCTGCTTTCCGCGGTCGTCTCGGTTGAAGCGGTCGGGCTCGGTTTGTGTATCATCTTCTTGCTGCTCGGGGCACCGGAGCTGGCGATCACCCAGCTGGTCGTGGAGATCCTGGCCCTGATCGTGCTGATCCGCGCCACGCTGGCCAAGTCGGTGCCGGAAACTTACCGGGGGCGGGAACGGTTGGCCTACGGCATGGTAACCTGTTTTATCCTGGCGCTGGCCGGGGTGGCTTATTTTGCTCTGCGCCAGCTGCCTGCTTTTGGCGCGCCGCAGCTGCGGGTCGCCCAGAATTACCTTGATCTCGGCCTGCAGCAAACCGGCGCGACCAACCTGATCGCGGCGGTCGCCCTTAATTTTCGGGGTTTTGATTCGCTCGGCGCGGTCGCGGCCATGTTTACAGCAGTGATCGGCGCGCTGGTAATTTTACGGGGTCGGGGGAGGAAAGAAACAAATGAACGGGATGAGCTTGATAGTTAA
- a CDS encoding MnhB domain-containing protein, giving the protein MNGMSLIVKTVTRVTVGVIFVFGAYIAAHGHLTLGGGIAGGVIVALAYILYVLAYGRTEAEERLSRQRALAIMTLGALLFLALALAGYRQGYFMGNFLPTGEPGKLLSAGVIPFFNLAIMLFLGAGLFVVFLTFIAFRVEVKPEPGEEIEVGNK; this is encoded by the coding sequence ATGAACGGGATGAGCTTGATAGTTAAGACGGTCACCCGGGTGACCGTCGGCGTGATCTTTGTTTTTGGCGCTTATATTGCCGCCCACGGCCATTTGACGCTGGGCGGCGGGATCGCCGGTGGCGTGATTGTTGCCCTGGCCTACATTCTTTATGTTCTGGCCTACGGACGGACGGAGGCCGAGGAACGCCTGAGCCGGCAAAGGGCCCTGGCGATCATGACGCTAGGCGCGCTTCTTTTCCTGGCTCTGGCACTGGCCGGCTACCGCCAGGGATACTTTATGGGAAATTTCCTGCCGACCGGAGAGCCGGGGAAATTATTGAGCGCCGGGGTGATACCGTTCTTCAACCTGGCGATCATGCTGTTCTTGGGTGCCGGGCTGTTCGTGGTCTTCCTGACCTTTATTGCTTTCCGGGTCGAGGTCAAGCCGGAACCAGGCGAGGAAATCGAGGTAGGCAACAAATGA
- a CDS encoding NADH-quinone oxidoreductase subunit K: MIIYLACIALLLIGIYCVAVKKNLIKIIIGLVIMEYAVNLFLVVLGYRRCGVDPIVLPGMAAKVCVDPMLQAMALSVIMIGLATTLLLVAIAMRIYERFGTFDITKIRNLKG, encoded by the coding sequence ATGATCATTTATCTGGCTTGTATCGCGCTCCTCTTGATCGGTATTTACTGCGTTGCCGTCAAGAAAAATTTGATCAAGATCATCATCGGTCTGGTCATCATGGAATACGCCGTTAATCTTTTTCTGGTCGTGCTCGGTTACCGCCGTTGCGGAGTGGACCCGATCGTCTTGCCGGGGATGGCGGCCAAGGTCTGCGTTGACCCGATGCTACAGGCGATGGCGTTGTCGGTGATCATGATCGGACTGGCGACCACGCTGCTCCTGGTGGCGATCGCCATGCGTATTTATGAACGATTCGGCACGTTCGATATTACCAAGATAAGGAATTTAAAAGGATGA
- a CDS encoding monovalent cation/H+ antiporter subunit D family protein — translation MINLLPLFIAVPIGAAFLLPLLARVSRRAPDLVANLVTIFLLVMTLGIYYFRPFNTVLNYRLGGWLPPIGINLVLDGLSHLLLLVISLVAGLVTFYSIAYMEKYTGKARYYTLFLLMIAGMNGAVLTGDLFNLFIFLELAAIASCALVAFGTGAEEMEAAFKYLIMGTVASVLILFGIALTYSLTGTLNMAEVARLFPANANHAKNLIMALFLAGFATKAALMPFHAWLPDAHPVAPAPVSATLSGVLIKALGVYAIIRVFYNVLGMSPPVALILMLLGAASILGGSFLALGQRDLKRMLAYSSIAQVGYIVLGVSLGTPLGIMGGLFHLFNHAIFKPLLFLNAGAVEYATGTRQLNELGGLGRKMPVTANTSLIASLAISGLPPFNGFWSKLFIIIACVQAGQLWFALVAIIGSIMTLAYVLKAQRDVFLGPLPADLKAVREAPWIMGTTAVVMALLCLAVGLAFPYVIALVINPAVVAVANGVGYGRMIMGGP, via the coding sequence ATGATCAACCTGCTGCCGTTATTCATCGCGGTCCCGATCGGCGCGGCTTTCTTGCTGCCGCTGCTGGCCAGGGTCAGCCGACGGGCACCCGACCTGGTCGCGAACCTGGTGACCATTTTCCTTTTAGTGATGACGCTCGGGATCTATTACTTCCGGCCGTTCAATACGGTCCTTAACTACCGGCTGGGCGGCTGGCTGCCGCCGATCGGGATCAACCTGGTCCTGGACGGTTTGAGCCACTTGCTCCTGCTGGTGATCAGTCTGGTCGCCGGCCTGGTCACCTTCTATTCGATCGCTTATATGGAGAAATATACGGGCAAGGCGCGCTATTACACCCTCTTTTTACTGATGATCGCCGGGATGAACGGCGCGGTCCTGACCGGTGACCTGTTCAACCTCTTTATCTTTCTAGAGCTTGCGGCGATCGCTTCTTGCGCCCTGGTCGCTTTTGGCACGGGAGCGGAAGAAATGGAAGCAGCTTTCAAGTATTTGATCATGGGTACGGTCGCTTCGGTCCTGATCCTGTTCGGTATCGCCCTGACCTACAGCCTGACCGGCACGTTGAACATGGCGGAGGTGGCGCGCTTGTTCCCGGCCAATGCCAACCACGCCAAGAATTTGATCATGGCGCTTTTCCTGGCGGGCTTTGCCACCAAGGCGGCATTGATGCCGTTCCATGCCTGGCTGCCCGACGCTCACCCGGTCGCCCCGGCGCCGGTCTCCGCGACCCTGTCCGGCGTTTTAATCAAAGCGCTCGGCGTTTACGCGATCATCCGGGTGTTCTATAACGTCCTGGGGATGAGCCCGCCGGTCGCTCTTATCCTGATGCTGCTGGGGGCGGCTTCGATCCTGGGCGGTTCTTTCCTGGCGCTTGGCCAACGGGACTTGAAACGAATGCTGGCCTATTCCAGCATTGCCCAAGTCGGTTATATTGTTCTGGGCGTTAGCCTGGGGACCCCGCTGGGGATCATGGGGGGGCTCTTTCACCTGTTCAATCACGCGATCTTCAAGCCGCTGCTGTTCCTCAACGCCGGCGCGGTAGAATACGCGACCGGGACCAGACAACTGAATGAGTTGGGCGGGTTAGGGCGTAAAATGCCGGTCACGGCGAACACTTCACTGATCGCCTCACTGGCCATTTCCGGCCTCCCGCCGTTCAACGGTTTTTGGAGCAAGCTTTTTATCATTATTGCCTGTGTCCAGGCCGGCCAATTGTGGTTCGCGCTGGTGGCGATCATCGGCAGCATCATGACGCTGGCCTATGTATTGAAAGCGCAACGGGACGTTTTCCTTGGGCCGCTACCAGCGGACCTCAAAGCGGTCAGGGAAGCTCCCTGGATCATGGGGACGACTGCGGTCGTCATGGCGTTGCTTTGTTTGGCGGTTGGGCTGGCTTTTCCGTATGTGATCGCCCTGGTTATTAATCCGGCAGTAGTGGCCGTCGCCAACGGCGTCGGTTACGGCCGGATGATCATGGGAGGGCCCTAA
- a CDS encoding Na+/H+ antiporter subunit E, with protein sequence MVKRGSQTIVFLVGFLVWLALTWSFEPVSVLAGLLVAMLASALFGEILTVTPERALDPRRYLWFLYYLPVFLWEMVKANLDVAYRVLHPALPIDPGLVKIRTELKSEVALTLLGNSLTLTPGNTTVEIKGGYLYVHCIDINRQAEKTAQRFEKIIARILE encoded by the coding sequence ATGGTAAAAAGAGGGAGCCAAACCATAGTCTTTTTGGTCGGTTTTTTGGTCTGGCTGGCACTGACCTGGAGTTTCGAGCCGGTCAGCGTACTGGCCGGCTTGCTGGTTGCCATGTTAGCCTCGGCTTTATTCGGCGAGATCCTGACGGTCACCCCGGAGCGGGCGCTCGATCCGCGGCGCTATCTCTGGTTCCTTTATTACCTCCCGGTCTTCCTTTGGGAAATGGTCAAAGCGAACCTTGATGTCGCCTACCGGGTACTGCATCCGGCGCTGCCGATCGATCCGGGGTTGGTCAAGATCAGGACCGAGCTGAAAAGCGAGGTCGCTTTGACGCTCCTGGGGAACTCTTTGACGCTGACGCCGGGGAACACGACGGTGGAGATTAAGGGAGGATACCTGTACGTTCATTGCATAGACATCAACCGCCAGGCGGAGAAGACGGCGCAGCGGTTCGAGAAAATAATCGCGAGGATATTGGAATGA
- a CDS encoding monovalent cation/H+ antiporter complex subunit F, translating into MMIQILMFGLIICCLLCLYRIYKGPTAPDRSVAVDILGIVVISFCAILSLQTKEGFLMDLAIAWTLQSYIAVLALAKYLEGKKFDE; encoded by the coding sequence ATGATGATCCAAATATTGATGTTTGGACTGATAATTTGTTGCTTGCTCTGCCTCTACCGGATCTATAAAGGGCCGACGGCGCCGGACCGGTCGGTGGCGGTCGATATCCTGGGGATAGTGGTCATCAGCTTTTGCGCGATCCTGTCGCTGCAGACCAAGGAAGGGTTCCTGATGGACCTGGCGATCGCCTGGACACTGCAGAGCTACATCGCGGTGCTGGCGCTGGCGAAATATCTGGAGGGGAAGAAGTTCGATGAATGA
- the mnhG gene encoding monovalent cation/H(+) antiporter subunit G, which produces MNEQIGYVFICIGVAFNLFGCIGLIRLPDVYNRLQAAAKCVTLGVSGTLFGVFLINGFSGTGIKALLAIGFLLLTAPSGAQALSRAAYLSGIKAWKKSGLGDSQEEKELRETT; this is translated from the coding sequence ATGAATGAACAGATCGGTTACGTTTTTATTTGTATCGGGGTGGCGTTCAACCTTTTCGGCTGTATCGGGTTGATCCGCCTGCCGGACGTTTATAACCGGCTTCAGGCGGCGGCCAAGTGCGTGACCCTGGGGGTGAGCGGCACCCTGTTCGGGGTTTTTCTGATCAACGGCTTTTCGGGGACCGGGATCAAGGCGCTGCTGGCGATCGGGTTTTTATTGCTGACCGCCCCATCCGGCGCGCAGGCGCTGTCGCGGGCCGCCTACCTCTCCGGCATTAAAGCCTGGAAAAAGAGCGGGTTGGGCGATTCTCAAGAGGAGAAGGAATTACGTGAAACTACCTAA
- a CDS encoding 4Fe-4S dicluster domain-containing protein: MKLPKLRELGEAIKSLFSRPFTNMYPFRPLTVPDGFRGKPEYDEKECVGCLACEEVCPGRAIDHVDNKEEKLRVITQHQDQCIFCQQCERACITEKGIKLTKEFELARYDRKGGITQSSKELVICQHCGEIVAPLDHLKFLAKKVGALLYTNPTLLLARHAELNLLSREEIPVNSPHPRAGHLQFICPNCRREMIVKEQW, encoded by the coding sequence GTGAAACTACCTAAGTTGCGTGAACTGGGGGAAGCGATCAAGTCGTTGTTCTCGCGTCCCTTTACTAATATGTACCCGTTCCGGCCGCTCACGGTCCCCGATGGTTTCCGCGGCAAACCGGAATATGACGAGAAAGAGTGCGTCGGCTGTCTGGCTTGTGAAGAGGTCTGCCCGGGGCGGGCGATTGACCATGTCGATAACAAAGAAGAAAAGCTTCGGGTCATTACCCAACATCAAGATCAGTGCATCTTTTGCCAGCAGTGCGAGCGGGCCTGTATTACGGAGAAGGGGATCAAGCTGACCAAGGAGTTCGAACTGGCTCGTTATGACCGCAAGGGGGGGATCACTCAAAGTAGCAAAGAGCTGGTGATCTGCCAGCATTGCGGCGAGATCGTGGCGCCGCTGGACCATCTCAAATTCCTGGCCAAGAAAGTAGGGGCGCTTCTCTACACTAACCCGACCTTGCTCCTGGCCAGGCACGCCGAGCTGAACCTCCTTTCTCGGGAAGAGATCCCGGTGAATAGCCCGCATCCCCGCGCCGGACATCTCCAGTTCATCTGCCCCAATTGCCGCCGCGAGATGATCGTTAAAGAACAGTGGTAG
- the hycI gene encoding hydrogenase maturation peptidase HycI, whose protein sequence is MVDLTTHLTGKVVVLGIGNTLKKDDGAGVEVVRKSEIRNPKSEQGFVFIDGGSAPENLTGEIKRLTPDTLVIVDAVDFKGQPGEVRLIDEARVSDTGFTTHNMSMRTYINYLREDLPQLKVVIVGIQPKTVAFGEGLSPEVQKGVDEICTSFI, encoded by the coding sequence GTGGTAGACCTGACGACCCACTTAACGGGAAAAGTGGTCGTCTTAGGTATAGGCAATACTCTTAAGAAAGATGATGGGGCAGGAGTGGAGGTTGTCAGAAAATCCGAAATCCGAAATCCGAAATCCGAACAAGGATTTGTATTTATTGATGGCGGGTCGGCGCCGGAGAATCTGACGGGGGAGATCAAACGGTTAACGCCTGACACTTTGGTCATTGTCGACGCGGTGGATTTTAAAGGCCAGCCCGGCGAGGTCCGATTGATCGACGAAGCGCGAGTGAGCGATACCGGGTTTACGACTCACAACATGTCGATGCGGACGTATATTAATTATCTGCGAGAAGACCTGCCACAGTTGAAGGTGGTAATTGTTGGTATTCAACCGAAAACGGTCGCCTTCGGAGAAGGCTTAAGCCCGGAGGTTCAAAAAGGAGTGGATGAAATATGCACGAGCTTCATTTAG
- a CDS encoding hydrogenase maturation nickel metallochaperone HypA: MHELHLAQDILRKIKEEAGTRGQVPGTRVNYAKIQLGQSRFTHMAELLELFADISGGIKLEIEILPVKTICAECKTEFKPKTMRLDCEKCGSTNIQMVSGNELIVKELG, encoded by the coding sequence ATGCACGAGCTTCATTTAGCGCAGGATATACTTAGGAAAATAAAGGAAGAAGCAGGTACCAGGGGCCAGGTACCAGGGACCAGGGTGAATTACGCAAAAATTCAGCTGGGGCAATCGCGTTTTACCCATATGGCTGAACTGCTGGAGCTGTTTGCTGATATCTCTGGCGGGATCAAACTGGAGATCGAGATCCTCCCGGTCAAAACGATCTGTGCCGAATGCAAAACAGAGTTTAAGCCCAAGACAATGCGGCTCGACTGCGAAAAGTGCGGTTCAACGAACATCCAGATGGTCTCGGGGAATGAATTGATCGTTAAAGAGCTCGGCTAA
- a CDS encoding DUF86 domain-containing protein, translated as MSRNYRLLLKDILTAIKRIEKYTKGLTLIKFSENDLVLDAAVRNLEVIGEASKNLPDEVKAKYKDIEWKKIAGLRNIIAHEYFGIDVVIVWDIIKTKLPELKKALKQ; from the coding sequence ATGTCAAGAAATTATAGGCTCCTCCTGAAGGATATTTTGACCGCGATCAAGCGTATCGAAAAATACACTAAAGGCTTAACGCTCATCAAATTCAGCGAAAACGACTTGGTGCTTGACGCCGCGGTACGCAACCTGGAAGTGATTGGGGAAGCGTCTAAAAACCTCCCGGACGAGGTCAAGGCAAAATACAAAGATATCGAGTGGAAAAAGATTGCCGGTCTAAGGAATATTATTGCCCATGAATATTTTGGCATCGATGTAGTTATCGTTTGGGATATCATCAAAACCAAACTGCCTGAACTGAAAAAAGCCCTGAAACAATAA
- a CDS encoding nucleotidyltransferase family protein — protein sequence MTTKHIFEKILKNKAQIRGFGVKRLGIFGSYAAGRPTKSSDIDVLVDFSKKSFDNYMDLKFFLELLFKKEIDLVTRAALKPLIKPNILKQVKYVKKL from the coding sequence ATGACAACTAAGCATATTTTCGAGAAAATACTGAAGAATAAGGCGCAGATCAGGGGTTTTGGGGTAAAAAGATTAGGCATTTTTGGCTCATACGCGGCTGGCCGCCCGACTAAATCGAGTGACATTGACGTGCTTGTTGATTTTAGCAAGAAAAGTTTTGATAATTACATGGATTTAAAGTTTTTCTTGGAGTTGTTGTTCAAGAAGGAAATCGACCTGGTTACCCGCGCCGCGCTAAAACCTTTGATCAAACCGAACATACTTAAACAGGTTAAATATGTCAAGAAATTATAG